taagcctactgaattataacataaacaTAATTGTAATTGATATACAATAACCCTATTGACGattgatgtgacaacccggaaatttccaaccaaatttaaactttaatctttatatgtttccgacacgataagcaatatttgttaagttaaattgcaagaattttaaactatgttcatacattcattcaacctcgaccatgttccaacgattcacgaaccattaaacgaatatgattatatatgtatatgtgtatatatattataacttgaaacgtaaacaaaatattagattaaatactttatatgattgtatctgtttcaaaatatttatcaatggaattagaagataagatcaaatgattgaattatcagatatattgaattatgattacaagtctctgttgaaaggcccacgttgatttgagaaatctttctgttttaacaatattcagaaaatggtaaagtgatttataaataagaacaaattgtcaatcattgagaactagacaaaggatagtggaagattgaatctcataaagactcgattgatctatttagtttcaaacgtacaaaaacgttttcagtttaaaaagaactttattattaaaacgtatataacttttataaatatctagaaccacttttgacaactcattacttaactattatgataaagataacgatatttatattttattttattaaatatatataacaatttaaattaatattatatatatttatacgcgtattatacgtacatagttttatacttttacaatacttaaactttacctttactttatttttactttactttaactttaataattcactttaataattgatactttaataattcactttcataattcatactttaataattcactttaataattcatactttaataattcactttaataattcatattttaataattcactttaataattcaaaaatctattataaatagaattcaataggtttcattatttcatagaaacttgaaaatatttttctctaaactctctcaatcgatttacataaaatattacgacggagtgctgtccgagtgatttcgaaattgtttttcgagtaggataggattaaagaaattatgggttatagctatggaggtgattgagtatggttcatgggtatgctcgtgaggtcaatatagtgtttatcatttccgttgcgtctacgtacctttcctgcaatattgaatctcaatattgatacgtgagtactcataatttaacttttacatactaatagtgtatccctgactagtgctcgagtatttaggattatgcatgcttgtacttttgatattgcccttagacaggttaggttgaatattgaattagttacacttgcggttgagataaggtataagatatgcatgtccttggaaagctagcgaaaaattaaggacttttcctttagatatcgaatggtctcgatgaacggattagaagttataatcaattgaattttcgatatttttattaaaaatgattattattatcgtcgttttatcgtcgttctagttttatcttattattatcattattattatctttatcaataaaaggaatttatcattaaaaattgttatttttttattattactatgttattatcattaaagttataattactattattattatccaattattattattattattattattattattattattattagtattattattattattattattattattatcattattaatatatatatcattatttaaaaatggatattgtcattgttattattattattactattactatattatcattaagataattattagtattatcgttaaaaatgttatagtaactatcattattaatattagtgtaattaaaacaaatatttgtaacacctaattattttgattactattattatcattattatgaacacgatataaaagacgattaaaagctattaaacgaaacgattaggaaataatgagtaagagtatcatgatgaaattaaaatattataagatattgatttagataaaattatcgttcttattatttttatcattactattattattaaaaatatcgttagtattaaaactatcattttaacaaaaattatcattttaatagaaatgtcattgttactataaaatatcattattattattattttaaagataatattaaaaattatcgtaaatattaaagttatcataattagaattatcgttttatcataatgtcatcttagtaattataaatattgatatttttataataataattattattacaaaataatacaacttttacttactatcattatagatattattttatcaaataaatatgtgatacaaacatattttactacgtgtaataacttactttaataatacctatcatattatctttatgatattaaatgaaccctataaattttattacttaatatatataaaagtatattatattatataaatttaatataaaattttatttattaataaataaattatattatttactctaataaatcttttaaaaatatttaaaaatataaaacgacgatatttaaactatatattaatcatgtatagatttttggaaattattttgagtcaaatttacttttgttgacttttgcatattagtctcgagcattaggattgtggtacactatgacttggcctaatttgttagacaaatattgaccaacacataattatatataattaatttaggttcgtgaatccgatgccaaccttgcacttgttcaatgacgttatatgtatttttactacgaaatacagtatggtgagtttcatttgcctttttaccctttatatttttgggactgagaatacatgcgcttttttaaatgtttgacgaaatagacacaagtaattgaaactacattctatggttgaattatcgaaatcgaatatgcccctttttattaaagtctggtaatctaagaattagggaacagacaccctaattgacgcgaatcctaaagatagatctattgggcctaacaaaccccatccaaagtactggatgctttagtacttcgaaatttatatcatgtccgaaggaggatcccagaatgataggggatattcttatatgtatctagttaatgtcggttaccaggtgttcaccatatgaatgattatttttgtctctatgcatgggacatatatttatgagaactggaaatgaaattcttgtggtctattaaaatgatggaaataaatgattatgataaactaatgaactcaccaaccttttggttgacactttaaagcatgtttattctcaggtgttaaagaaatcttccgctgtgcatttgctcattttaaagatattacttggagtctttcatagcatatttcgaagaacgttgcattcgagtcattgagttcatcaaagattattattaaatcaatttatagttggatagtggatattatgaaatggtatgcatgcctgtcaatttccgatgtaaagaaattttgtcttttaaaaacgaatgcaatgtttgtaaaatgtatcatatagaggtcaaatacctcgcaatgtaatcaactattgtgaatcgtttataatgtatatgaacggatcattTCAATTGATACAAAACTGTATATTCTTATTAGACTATTTACATGTAATGAACCTAACATTTAAGTTAAACATCATTGTAATTGATATACAATAACCCTATTGACGATTGATACAAAACTATATATTCCTATTAGACTATTTACATGTAATGAACCTAACGGAACAAAAATATCAATACCTTTTTTTGTTTAACGGCGAATTTGCATCAGCGAGTCATGTATTTCAACGACCCTCGtcatttgcacccacacacgctagaaggaaactactactcgggttgcttggcaactaatcgcgggacctGAGTTGCTTAGCAACTAATCGCAGAAAATTGGAGAGAAAACCTTCCgcccccaggaattgaacccgggaacttggcaactaatcgcggtcCCTTCCACACTGAGGCTTGATACCGTTGAAGCAAACGTTCgttggtaaaaaaaaataataatttcgtagtataatttatattttataattcgtTACTAAATACGTAAATACAGAGTATAtagtttatattttataattattataatttatattatatttaaataaaataatttaaatttatatacataataatataatataatataatataatataatataatataatataatataatatataagtatataaatataaataaaatatataaatataaatataatataaatatcatatgaatatactgtaatatatataatatatacaaacATATTTAATTAAATCATTATGTATTTGACTCTCCCCAACCTCAACCCCAGCTGATTTCATAGTACCTTTGTTTGATTTTCAAAAGAAATCTCATCTCATctcattaataattaattaaagatgAAAAAGAATAAAAATTTCAGAAAAAGAAGTAAACCCGAGGAAGAAGATGACCCGACAGAAGTCCCTGAAGACAGCAAGGATATGCGGTACCTTGTTTATATCCTCTAATTCTTAGTTAATTTCATTTATTTCCATTCATCATTAGGGTTTACTCATTCAATCGCTCttctagggtttcattattttctaCTAACAATTAGGGGAAAACATAATAATGACATCACTCTGTTTACACTTATGCAACTGAGAGTAGATATAATCGATTTCTGTGAGTTTGCGTTGGCATATTATATGGTTTGATTATTCAGATGAGATTTGAATATTGATTGTTGAATACAGATTAGCGTTAGAAGAGATAAAGTTTCTTCAGAAATTACGGGAGAGGAAATCGGGAGTTCCGGCGATAGTTAAAACCGGGCAGGCTGCTGCGGCTGGTGGCGGCAACAATGGCAGTGGGTTGGTTTCGAAAGGCGGCGATAAAGGTGAAGGTGATGCAGAAAAAGATGATTTGGTTTTACAAGATACGTTCGCGTTGGAGACTGCTGTTATGGATGAAGATCCACATATGTATGTACCTCATTATATGCAGTTTTTTTAACAGATTAATGGTGTATCGTGTTGCGACATGCGTATTTGTTGTAAATTATATGTTAATAGGGGTATGTCAGAATATGGAAGTTATAGACTTGGACATAACTTACTGATGTGATGTATGCATGACATGATATTTATGATTTGTTTTGACAATGAGCAGGTTGAGATATGTTGAGCAAGAATTGGCTAAGAAAAAGGGTAAGAATATTGTTGAGATGGATCAAGTTGAGAACGATATAAAACGTGCTGAGGATGAATTGTACAAAATTCCAGAGCATCTTAAGGTGAGTACGTTTGATTTATGGTTTTTTGTTTGCGTATTCTGTTCTTATGATCTATTTGCTCAATCCTTCCTTATATGTCACTCAGACTTATTGGAGATTTAATTGGCACCTCcataaatacaacaacaacaacaacaatacccaatcccgcgcctgcgaggtatgggggaggtaaggtgtagacaatccttcctctaccctaaactagaagagaagtcgtttctgttaccacgagtcgagagaattctccacccacggtaaaggaaattcatccccctctctactccagggtagagagattgcttccgtgaggacctccggctaaaaaaaagacttttttttttttaaaactagaaaatagaaattaaaaaataaattaaaacatacaaagataaataaaaaataaaaataataataataataataataataataataataataataataataataataataaaatataggggggacgccatgaaaatggtagaatcagattttcatggggtttaaagcatgcctaagaatcaatttaggctctgagcggcagtcaagacgccactaaaacgacgcttgtcgttgcctcaataaatagagccaaaagaccttgtggacagcaactcgagggcatgccgggtggaagttgttgcgcaagcaaagagccaaccacccttagcaaaccaaaaaccactcatgcacctttacggtagacacccCCGAAACCACCCAACTAAGAGGAACCAACCAAGTTCTAGAGCAAGGGaagtcgtcctcagccataatggtCCCAAGATGCATCGAGCGATGCGAATCACTtgatcatacatacatgcatacatacgtacatacatacacacatacctaaACCTACCTACACACCAGACATACCTACGTAAATACATGAGACATACCTACGTACAAGTATGAAACAtacctacgtacatacatacatgcataaagccACACATACAACCATACATACATAGCATAAACACCCAGTCCTACATAAACCTAATTGCTTATATGGTTAAGCAGGGATTAAGGTAAAATTTAAAATTCAGATAGGTCACAGTGGTAAGATAGCATTTAAAATCAGAGTTAACTATTTGCCAATTGTTACTGTTCTAGAAAGTTGTAAGCATAGATGAGTGCTCAAATGACCTTTCAATGCCCAATTGCCGCTTAAGAATTGTTGTAAAAGTCGTCCGACCCGTCTGTTTAGGGACTAATGTGTCCCGTTTCGCTTAAAAGCGCCTAAAACCCCGGTCAACACTACAAAGTCGGATTAAAGTCAGCCTGAGTAGTTTAAAGTCGGTCaatgtcaaagttggtcaaaatataaatatatttcaaATTTAGATTTTGTGTTCTATATCTAcatttgaaatatttatgttttatgtttgatatatttatgtgatatatatgcttatttatttattactaaaagtcaaACGTTGGTCAACGCCCGACTCGTCCGACTTGTCCCTGACTCGCAACTTTTACAATCTTGTGCTTAAGCAAAACCATATGCAGTCTTCATGAATATTCAAAATATAATTCCAGTTAAATCATGTAAACATATGAGAGTTAGAACTTTGCTATTGTGGTTTTTGATATAATCAGCATTCTTAAATACTAGGTCTCATTGTTTCAAATTTGTACAGTTTTCAAATATGACTTGATTTCTTTAATTTGGTAACAGTTTAATAATGAACCAACGCTGAGAAAGCTTGATCTCTGTTTATCTTTTAAGATGTTTGTACATTGACATTTGGTTTATATTGGTGCAACATGGAGACTATTAGGTAGCCAATTGCGTGGCTTTAAGCCTCTAACTATTCAAACTGAGAAAATAATCAATCTGACATGTGTTCTAATAAAAAAGTTGTGATTACCTACTGACTAAAAGCGAGAAAAGATAGCGATCCATATGATAACTGATCATGAATATCCACTCATGCTTCACGAAATTGTAATGCTCATGTTAACAATTTCATGTGTTGACCTAGGTCAAACGACGAAACTCGGAGGAGAGTTCTACTCAGTGGACGACTGGTATTGCTGAAATCCAGCTTCCAATCGAGTATGACAACTTATTTCTCTCTCTCaatatttttttccttttcttctctTTATTCCATGAAAAATAAAAAGAGAATCTTTTATATTTCCTCCTTTAAAAGATGAGAATAATATGATTGGCTTTTGATCTTATCATCTTTGAATTGGTTGTTTGTGGTTTttttcttacttaaacttgttaaattTGGTGTGATGTTATGATGTTTCAGGTTTAAGCTGAAAAATATAGAAGAAACAGAGGCTGCCAAAAAGCTCCTTCAGGAGAAAAGGCTAATGGGCCGAACTAAAACTGAATCAAGCATACCTTCAAGCTACAGTGCCGATTATTCCCAACGTGGCAAGGATTATGCGGAAAACCTTAGGAAAGGTTCGTCTTATTCACACATTCATAAAACCAGACATCTCTCTGTTCTGTTAAATTGTTTTATTACAAGTGTTGTTAGAACACATTTAGTCAAAAGGGGCCGATCTGGGTCATTAAGACATTAGCTTAAAGAAATGTCAACAGGTCGAATAGGTTGTAAAAATCGCTACTCGGAGACTCGGTGGGGAATTCTGATGGAGGAATTTGCAACTCGAGGAGTAAACGGATTGGACTTTTTTTAACATTTAAATAATTTAATTCAAAATTTAATGTGTAGATATAATATACAAGAAATCTATAAACATAAATATACACGTTAACATAATTGCCTAGAAACATAAAGATAATCTTAATTTGTTCAAGAACTCTAAAATTCTAAATTAAATTTAAATTCTTATTGAATTGTTGATCAATATtaactttgaccaattttgaccgacTAAATCCGAGTTTGACCAAATAAATCCAGTTCTTACCCATTGAGCGATGTTGACCAACTAATTACTCGGATCTTGGAAAATCGGATCAGCTAGTTTCTAGTAAGGAGTAATCGACATTATTCGGGGAGTTTTACAACACTGATActgtata
This genomic stretch from Rutidosis leptorrhynchoides isolate AG116_Rl617_1_P2 chromosome 11, CSIRO_AGI_Rlap_v1, whole genome shotgun sequence harbors:
- the LOC139877449 gene encoding protein COP1 SUPPRESSOR 2, translated to MKKNKNFRKRSKPEEEDDPTEVPEDSKDMRLALEEIKFLQKLRERKSGVPAIVKTGQAAAAGGGNNGSGLVSKGGDKGEGDAEKDDLVLQDTFALETAVMDEDPHMLRYVEQELAKKKGKNIVEMDQVENDIKRAEDELYKIPEHLKVKRRNSEESSTQWTTGIAEIQLPIEFKLKNIEETEAAKKLLQEKRLMGRTKTESSIPSSYSADYSQRGKDYAENLRKDHPELHKEKRANNNGESRPGDPAVTDGGGGGGGGGGGGGRQAATDQLMLERFRKRERHRATRR